In one Brassica oleracea var. oleracea cultivar TO1000 chromosome C9, BOL, whole genome shotgun sequence genomic region, the following are encoded:
- the LOC106317998 gene encoding uncharacterized protein LOC106317998: protein MEAIPETSPPPLRSTFGEHVDGGLASGTQPGRNHMIMDQHNVGPSSPPLPFVATCSVQPALHSTVGGTGDGDVPAPPQAPPLTALSKSFQSTSKDIQFGDQSASDDEDISLAQLRRKMKVSTTGHILSSTTVDVPSEHAGEASNQILTHLEETDVSLFVNWYFIICGAYSVVFVGLV from the exons ATGGAGGCCATTCCAGAAACGTCACCACCCCCTCTCCGTTCAACCTTTGGAGAACATGTCGATGGAGGTTTGGCCAGTGGGACACAACCAGGACGCAATCACATGATTATG GATCAACATAATGTTGGGCCGTCTTCCCCACCTTTGCCGTTTGTTGCTACATGTTCCGTTCAACCCGCCTTACATAGTACTGTTGGAGGAACTGGAGACGGTGATGTCCCCGCACCCCCGCAAGCACCACCATTGACTGCTCTTTCAAAGAGCTTTCAATCAACGAGCAAGGACATTCAGTTTGGAGACCAG AGTGCAAGTGACGATGAGGACATTTCGTTAGCGCAGCTGCGTCGTAAGATGAAGGTGAGCACTACAGGACATATACTGTCCTCTACAACTGTGGATGTTCCGTCTGAGCATGCTGGCGAAGCATCCAATCAGATACTCACGCACCTTGAAGAGACTGACGTAAGTTTGTTTGTTAACTGGTATTTTATAATTTGCGGTGCTTATAGTGTAGTATTTGTTGGATTAGTATGA